A single genomic interval of Chitinophaga sp. 180180018-3 harbors:
- a CDS encoding dipeptide epimerase → MKLSLYPFELKFRYTFTISRKSKDVQPLLVVKLAQDGYHGLGETADNAYYHMTVPRLMEAIEQHRSFIEGYTLTTPEVFWQDMYPLLRDNMFALCALDIAAWDLYAKQQQKKLYEVWNLDISHNPLTDYTIGIDTVDNMVKKLREFPWPVYKIKLGTREDIQIIKALRAHTNAVFRVDANCAWGVDETLSNAIALKELGVEFIEQPMAAADTEGMRRVYEKVVLPVIADESCIVEQDVARCQGLFHGINIKLTKCGGITPAIRMITAAKQAGMKVMTGSMNESTVGTSAVAHLLPLLDYVDMDGPLLLAEDTADGIRMENGKIIYADRPGTGAELLSE, encoded by the coding sequence ATGAAGCTGTCTCTTTACCCTTTTGAACTTAAATTCCGTTACACCTTTACGATCTCGCGTAAATCAAAGGATGTACAGCCCTTGCTGGTAGTAAAACTGGCCCAGGATGGTTATCATGGGCTGGGTGAAACAGCAGACAATGCCTATTATCACATGACGGTGCCCCGCCTGATGGAGGCCATTGAACAACACCGGTCATTTATTGAAGGCTATACACTCACTACGCCGGAAGTATTCTGGCAGGATATGTATCCATTACTCCGGGATAATATGTTCGCCTTGTGCGCACTGGATATAGCGGCCTGGGATCTGTATGCCAAACAGCAGCAAAAAAAGCTGTATGAAGTCTGGAATCTTGATATCTCCCATAACCCGCTTACGGATTATACGATTGGTATTGATACGGTCGACAACATGGTGAAGAAGCTCCGTGAGTTTCCCTGGCCGGTATATAAAATCAAGCTGGGCACGCGGGAGGATATCCAGATCATTAAAGCGCTGAGAGCGCATACCAATGCAGTGTTCCGGGTAGATGCCAATTGTGCCTGGGGGGTAGATGAAACCCTGAGCAATGCCATAGCCCTGAAGGAGCTGGGTGTTGAATTCATTGAACAGCCTATGGCTGCTGCAGATACAGAAGGAATGCGGCGGGTATACGAAAAGGTGGTATTGCCGGTGATTGCCGATGAAAGCTGTATTGTAGAACAGGATGTAGCCCGCTGCCAGGGCCTATTTCACGGAATCAATATCAAGCTGACGAAATGTGGGGGAATTACGCCGGCGATCCGGATGATTACTGCAGCAAAACAAGCTGGTATGAAAGTCATGACTGGCAGCATGAATGAAAGTACGGTTGGTACTTCGGCTGTGGCGCACCTGCTCCCGTTACTGGATTATGTAGACATGGACGGGCCGCTGTTACTGGCGGAAGATACTGCAGATGGTATCAGGATGGAGAATGGGAAGATTATTTATGCAGATAGACCTGGAACGGGAGCTGAATTGTTATCAGAGTAG
- a CDS encoding SDR family NAD(P)-dependent oxidoreductase, which translates to MKNIFSGKTILITGSTDGLGKALAIKLASKDTEILLHGRNKAKGEMVINEIMTKYNNARLSYYNADFSLLDEVNSLSNKLLEENKHIDILINNAGMATYNYVKTNIGMEMTMTVNYLSQVLLTEKLLSLIPHATGKIINVASASQATVDFSDFAMEKYFEGYSAYSKSKTALIMYTLDLAERLKNSNIAVNALHPATLMNTNMVGKSLALNSVDSGVSAIEALLHNNNSGNYFSGTRLSGGITQIYDRESRNLLNKITLEILKNYL; encoded by the coding sequence ATGAAAAATATATTTTCAGGGAAAACAATTCTTATCACCGGTTCTACCGACGGCTTGGGGAAAGCACTGGCAATAAAGTTAGCCTCAAAAGATACAGAAATATTATTGCACGGCAGAAATAAGGCAAAAGGGGAAATGGTGATCAACGAAATAATGACTAAATACAATAATGCCCGATTAAGTTATTACAACGCAGACTTTTCTTTATTAGATGAAGTCAATTCTTTAAGCAACAAATTATTAGAAGAAAATAAGCACATTGATATTCTTATCAACAATGCAGGTATGGCTACTTATAATTATGTAAAGACTAACATCGGTATGGAAATGACCATGACCGTCAATTACCTGTCACAGGTATTACTGACAGAAAAATTGCTTTCGCTAATTCCGCATGCTACCGGAAAAATTATAAATGTAGCTTCTGCTTCTCAGGCAACCGTAGATTTTTCAGACTTTGCAATGGAAAAATATTTTGAGGGCTATTCAGCATATTCAAAAAGTAAAACAGCCTTGATTATGTACACACTTGATTTAGCAGAAAGATTGAAAAATAGTAATATAGCCGTAAATGCGTTACACCCGGCCACACTGATGAATACAAATATGGTTGGTAAATCATTAGCACTTAACTCAGTAGATAGTGGAGTTTCAGCAATAGAAGCATTGCTTCATAATAACAATTCCGGTAATTATTTTAGCGGAACCAGGCTGTCAGGAGGAATAACTCAAATATATGATAGGGAAAGCAGAAATCTTCTGAATAAAATTACATTAGAAATTTTAAAAAATTATCTATAA
- a CDS encoding AraC family transcriptional regulator has translation MNTFSVYDYVSDRQAPRSKIFLPQHLVSLLEQGEKIVYYADNKTTVTDNQFAILSSGNCLMTEKIPINNSYRSTLLFFDNTALTKFFVKYAAVIDKISSNPRKTNQPFVVFEKDEFIKTYITSLKLIQSKPVLFSDKIIELKFEELMLHLLEKYPNEMLSFQTKSQEEYSDFEIRKAVELNITSNLTLEELAFLCHTSVSTFKRKFVKLYNVAPSQYFLQQKMKIAKSLLLQNENPSEVFYKVGYENHSSFSQSFKQVYGISPKKFQQQNLTASQQLLND, from the coding sequence ATGAATACATTCAGTGTATACGACTACGTTTCGGACAGACAAGCACCGAGAAGCAAAATCTTTCTTCCGCAACACCTTGTTTCGTTATTGGAGCAAGGTGAAAAAATAGTGTATTATGCTGACAACAAAACAACCGTTACAGACAACCAATTTGCGATACTTTCTTCGGGAAATTGTTTGATGACGGAAAAAATCCCCATAAATAACAGTTATCGCAGTACGCTATTGTTTTTTGACAATACCGCACTAACGAAATTCTTTGTAAAGTATGCTGCTGTAATTGATAAAATTTCATCAAATCCCCGCAAAACAAATCAGCCATTTGTTGTTTTTGAGAAAGACGAATTTATCAAAACTTACATTACTTCGCTTAAACTCATTCAATCAAAACCTGTATTATTTTCAGACAAGATAATAGAACTTAAATTTGAAGAGTTAATGCTTCATCTTCTTGAAAAATATCCGAATGAAATGCTTTCATTCCAAACAAAAAGCCAGGAAGAGTATTCAGACTTTGAAATCAGAAAAGCGGTTGAACTGAACATCACCAGCAATCTTACATTGGAAGAATTAGCATTTTTATGCCATACAAGCGTTTCTACTTTCAAACGAAAATTCGTAAAACTTTACAATGTTGCACCCAGCCAATATTTCCTGCAACAAAAAATGAAAATAGCAAAATCGCTATTACTGCAAAACGAAAATCCAAGTGAAGTGTTTTACAAAGTTGGCTATGAAAACCATTCAAGTTTCTCACAATCATTTAAACAAGTTTACGGCATCAGCCCCAAAAAATTTCAGCAACAAAATCTGACCGCTTCCCAACAGCTTTTGAACGATTAG
- the dnaK gene encoding molecular chaperone DnaK, producing the protein MGKIIGIDLGTTNSCVAVMEGNEPVVIANDEGRRTTPSVVAFLKNGERKVGDPAKRQAITNPVNTIMSVKRFMGRHFDEVANEISHVTYKVVRGDNNTTRVDIDGRLYTPQEISAMILQKMKKTAEDYLGQEVTEAVITVPAYFNDAQRQATKEAGEIAGLTVRRIINEPTAAALAYGLDKKHHDSKIAVFDLGGGTFDISILELGDGVFEVKSTNGDTHLGGDDFDKVIMDWLADEFKKEEAVDLHKDPMSWQRLKEAAEKAKIELSSSQETEINLPYITAVDGVPKHLVKKLTRAKFEQLSDALVERTLEPCRKALKDAGLNTSEIDEVILVGGSTRIPKIQEVVEKFFGKKPNKGVNPDEVVAVGAAIQGGVLTGDVKDVLLLDVTPLSLGIETMGGVMTKLIEANTTIPTKKSETFSTAADNQPSVEINVLQGERPMANQNRTLGRFILGDIPPAPRGVPQIEVIFDIDANGILHVTAKDKGTGKTQNIKIEAGSGLSKDEIEKMKAEAKANESADKEQREKIEKLNKADSLIFQTEKQIKEYGDKLPADKKATIETALNKLREAHKSQDGAQLDTATAELEAAWTAASEELYKASQGQPEAGAQANAGQQQGQPNAGGDGVTDAEFEEVK; encoded by the coding sequence ATGGGAAAAATAATAGGCATTGACTTAGGAACTACCAACTCATGCGTTGCCGTTATGGAAGGTAACGAGCCGGTAGTGATTGCCAATGATGAGGGCAGGAGAACAACCCCATCTGTAGTGGCTTTTTTAAAGAACGGAGAAAGAAAAGTAGGTGACCCCGCAAAACGTCAGGCGATTACCAACCCTGTTAACACAATTATGTCAGTAAAGCGTTTCATGGGCCGTCATTTTGACGAAGTAGCCAATGAAATCAGTCACGTTACATATAAAGTGGTAAGGGGCGACAATAATACAACCCGCGTCGATATCGACGGCAGATTATATACTCCGCAGGAAATTTCAGCTATGATCCTGCAGAAGATGAAGAAAACGGCTGAAGATTATCTGGGCCAGGAAGTAACTGAAGCAGTTATCACCGTTCCTGCTTACTTCAACGATGCTCAGCGTCAGGCTACCAAAGAGGCAGGTGAAATTGCCGGTCTGACTGTTCGCCGTATCATCAACGAGCCTACCGCCGCAGCGTTGGCTTATGGCCTCGATAAAAAACATCATGATAGCAAAATCGCTGTATTCGACCTCGGTGGTGGTACCTTCGATATCTCCATCCTGGAACTGGGTGATGGCGTATTTGAAGTGAAATCTACCAATGGTGATACGCACCTCGGTGGTGATGACTTCGATAAAGTGATCATGGACTGGCTGGCTGATGAATTCAAGAAAGAAGAAGCGGTAGATTTACACAAAGATCCGATGTCATGGCAGCGTTTGAAAGAAGCTGCTGAGAAAGCTAAGATCGAATTGTCTTCTTCCCAGGAAACTGAAATCAACCTTCCTTACATCACCGCAGTGGATGGCGTTCCCAAACACCTGGTGAAAAAACTGACCCGCGCTAAATTCGAACAGCTGAGCGATGCCCTGGTGGAAAGAACACTGGAGCCTTGCCGCAAAGCACTGAAAGACGCAGGTCTGAATACTTCTGAAATCGACGAAGTGATCCTGGTAGGTGGTTCTACCCGTATCCCGAAGATCCAGGAAGTAGTGGAAAAATTCTTCGGTAAAAAACCTAACAAAGGTGTAAACCCGGACGAAGTAGTAGCTGTTGGTGCTGCTATCCAGGGTGGTGTACTGACCGGTGATGTGAAAGACGTACTGTTACTGGACGTTACGCCACTGTCACTTGGTATCGAAACAATGGGTGGTGTAATGACCAAACTGATCGAAGCCAATACCACTATTCCTACCAAGAAATCTGAAACTTTCTCTACTGCCGCAGATAACCAGCCAAGCGTGGAAATCAATGTACTGCAGGGTGAAAGACCAATGGCTAACCAGAACAGAACACTGGGCCGCTTTATCCTCGGGGATATTCCTCCGGCTCCGCGTGGTGTTCCTCAGATCGAAGTTATCTTCGATATCGATGCCAATGGTATCTTGCATGTAACTGCAAAAGATAAGGGTACTGGTAAAACTCAAAACATCAAGATCGAAGCAGGTAGCGGTTTGAGCAAAGATGAAATCGAAAAGATGAAAGCGGAAGCAAAAGCCAACGAATCTGCCGATAAAGAACAGCGCGAAAAGATCGAAAAGCTGAATAAAGCCGACAGCCTCATCTTCCAGACTGAAAAACAGATCAAGGAATATGGCGATAAACTGCCTGCTGATAAGAAAGCTACTATCGAAACAGCCCTGAACAAACTGAGAGAAGCACACAAATCTCAGGATGGTGCACAACTGGATACTGCTACTGCTGAGCTGGAAGCTGCATGGACTGCTGCCTCCGAAGAGCTGTACAAAGCCTCTCAGGGTCAGCCTGAAGCAGGCGCCCAGGCTAACGCCGGTCAGCAACAGGGACAGCCTAACGCAGGTGGCGATGGTGTTACCGATGCTGAATTTGAAGAAGTGAAATAA
- a CDS encoding YbhB/YbcL family Raf kinase inhibitor-like protein: MVKTAQTFTLKSSDIGGQFTETQFANENFGGSGKNISPELHWENAPKETKSFAVAMHDLDAPTGGSGLWHWITYNIPPSATSLPTDAGNLSANNLPDGAIGGLNDVGVKGYVGPCPPAGELHRYIITVHALKDTITVNENASAALIGFMLSMNTLAKASLLVYGKNSY; encoded by the coding sequence ATGGTAAAGACAGCACAAACATTTACATTAAAAAGCAGTGATATTGGCGGACAGTTCACAGAAACACAGTTTGCCAATGAAAACTTTGGTGGCTCAGGCAAAAATATCTCGCCCGAATTGCATTGGGAAAATGCACCAAAAGAAACTAAATCATTTGCCGTAGCAATGCACGATTTAGATGCCCCCACAGGCGGAAGCGGGCTTTGGCATTGGATAACGTACAACATTCCGCCTTCTGCCACATCCCTCCCAACAGATGCAGGAAACTTATCTGCAAACAATTTGCCCGACGGCGCAATTGGCGGACTAAATGATGTTGGCGTTAAAGGTTATGTCGGGCCTTGTCCACCTGCGGGCGAACTTCATCGTTACATTATTACAGTTCATGCCCTCAAAGACACCATTACAGTGAACGAAAATGCAAGTGCAGCATTGATAGGCTTTATGCTTAGCATGAACACGCTGGCAAAGGCTTCGTTACTTGTGTATGGGAAAAATTCCTACTAA
- a CDS encoding 4-alpha-glucanotransferase: MNYRLRFYLRYHTNYGQDLYLLGNIPVLGNDVPGKAFRMQWLNNNWWYADVQLPAGRALNFRYQYILRELEEVTYEGRVREFTFTPGQHRELIFTDTWNVADAPENTWLTAPFTNVFFKRPAVAISNLLTATHIFRIQAPLLEPHQTVCLLGNHFPGEGWNTKQPLLLEYDKEGWFSAALDLRDLPMPLEYKYGIYNQQQQLFESYETGDNRELHTTAINSRLVVLHDGMLRVPRKYWQGTGVAIPVFSLRSSEGFGTGEFLDLPELAGWARKHHFQLIQILPVNDTIQTNTWRDSYPYSAISSFALHPQYIRLQEVGVLPAQHPLQKQFNRLRQWLNEQGMVDYETMISFKLAYLRALYEGTGEQWQTPEYHQWVAANKHWLLPYAAYCYLRGKYQTNDFTQWPAYNVYDYTEIDRFLLTDQEAAAAVRFHFFVQYHLHRQLLAAVAAVHDHGIALKGDIPIGIARHSADTWMHPEYYHLDMQAGAPPDQFTTDGQNWGFPTYNWKKMAENGLEWWQLRLRHMAAYFDAFRIDHILGFFRIWQIPRDAIQGLLGYFHPAIPVSREELLSRGIPFDEDRFCNPWITDSILEDIFGNHACRMKEQLMESLPDGRYRLLPPYSSQRKIQESTLPETLKQLLYPLLADVLLIGVSVSGTTLYHPRYNLAATHSFAALDETSRNSLQALYHEYFYVRQESRWRKEAIHKLPLLKRATGMLICGEDLGMVPACVPDVMRAMGLLSLEVPRMPKAAGLTFTRVSEVPYLSVLSPGTHDMSTLKGWWKETPDLSQQYYKEELGHADSAPATATPELIREILQHHMQAPAMWKIFPIQDLLAANGYHHQRSDNEERINIPAIAAHYWRYRLMERITDYELIANS, translated from the coding sequence ATGAATTACAGACTACGTTTCTATCTCCGTTACCATACCAATTATGGGCAGGATCTATACCTGCTCGGCAATATCCCGGTGCTGGGTAATGATGTGCCCGGGAAGGCTTTCCGCATGCAATGGCTGAACAACAACTGGTGGTATGCAGATGTACAGCTGCCTGCCGGCAGGGCCCTGAATTTCCGTTACCAATATATATTGCGGGAACTCGAAGAAGTGACCTATGAAGGCAGGGTAAGGGAATTTACATTTACTCCCGGCCAACACCGGGAATTGATATTTACCGATACCTGGAATGTTGCAGATGCTCCCGAAAATACCTGGCTGACGGCCCCCTTCACCAACGTGTTTTTTAAACGCCCTGCGGTTGCTATCAGCAATCTCCTAACGGCTACGCATATATTCCGTATCCAGGCCCCGCTGCTGGAGCCCCATCAGACCGTATGTTTGCTCGGCAACCATTTCCCCGGAGAGGGATGGAACACCAAACAGCCGCTGCTCCTGGAGTACGATAAGGAAGGCTGGTTCTCTGCAGCGCTGGACCTCAGGGATCTGCCTATGCCGCTGGAATATAAATACGGGATTTACAATCAGCAGCAACAATTATTCGAAAGCTACGAAACCGGCGATAACCGGGAGCTGCATACAACTGCCATAAACAGCCGGCTGGTGGTGTTGCATGACGGGATGCTGAGAGTGCCGCGTAAATACTGGCAGGGAACCGGCGTAGCAATACCGGTGTTCAGTTTGCGTAGCAGCGAAGGATTTGGAACCGGCGAGTTTTTGGATCTGCCGGAACTGGCCGGCTGGGCAAGGAAACATCACTTTCAGCTCATTCAGATACTGCCGGTCAATGATACCATACAAACCAACACCTGGAGAGATTCCTATCCTTATTCAGCTATTTCATCTTTTGCGCTGCATCCTCAGTATATCAGGTTACAGGAAGTAGGTGTGTTGCCGGCTCAGCATCCCCTGCAAAAGCAATTCAACCGCTTACGGCAATGGCTGAACGAACAGGGCATGGTGGATTATGAAACGATGATATCGTTCAAACTGGCTTACCTGCGCGCCCTGTATGAAGGAACAGGTGAGCAATGGCAAACACCGGAGTACCATCAGTGGGTCGCCGCCAATAAACACTGGCTCCTGCCTTATGCCGCTTATTGCTATCTGCGGGGGAAATACCAAACGAATGATTTTACACAATGGCCTGCCTATAACGTATATGACTATACGGAAATAGACCGGTTCTTATTAACAGATCAGGAGGCTGCTGCCGCTGTCCGTTTCCATTTTTTTGTACAATACCATCTTCACCGGCAATTGTTGGCCGCTGTGGCTGCCGTACATGATCACGGAATAGCGCTGAAAGGCGATATCCCCATTGGTATTGCGCGTCACAGTGCAGATACCTGGATGCATCCGGAGTATTATCACCTCGATATGCAGGCGGGCGCTCCTCCGGATCAGTTCACCACCGATGGCCAGAACTGGGGATTTCCTACCTATAACTGGAAGAAAATGGCTGAAAACGGGCTGGAATGGTGGCAACTTCGTCTCCGTCATATGGCCGCTTATTTCGATGCTTTCCGGATAGATCATATCCTCGGTTTTTTCCGTATCTGGCAGATTCCCCGCGATGCCATCCAGGGATTATTGGGGTATTTTCACCCGGCTATACCCGTCAGTCGTGAAGAGTTGCTCAGCAGAGGCATTCCATTTGATGAAGATCGTTTTTGCAATCCCTGGATTACAGATAGTATACTGGAAGATATTTTTGGAAATCATGCCTGCCGGATGAAGGAGCAGCTGATGGAGTCTTTACCGGATGGAAGATATCGTTTGCTGCCACCATATAGCAGCCAGCGGAAAATACAGGAATCCACCCTGCCGGAAACGTTAAAGCAGCTGCTTTACCCGCTGCTGGCAGATGTACTGTTGATCGGGGTATCAGTTTCCGGTACTACGTTGTATCATCCCCGTTATAACTTGGCCGCCACCCATTCTTTTGCCGCCCTGGATGAAACCAGCCGTAACAGTCTTCAGGCATTGTATCATGAATATTTTTATGTTCGTCAGGAGAGCCGCTGGCGCAAGGAAGCGATACATAAACTCCCCTTGCTTAAAAGGGCAACCGGCATGCTTATCTGCGGAGAAGATCTGGGAATGGTGCCGGCCTGTGTGCCAGATGTTATGCGCGCAATGGGGTTGCTAAGCCTGGAAGTACCGCGCATGCCTAAAGCAGCCGGATTAACGTTTACCCGTGTTAGTGAGGTCCCTTATTTGTCGGTCTTATCGCCCGGAACCCACGATATGAGTACGCTGAAAGGATGGTGGAAGGAAACCCCCGATCTGTCGCAGCAGTATTACAAAGAAGAACTGGGGCACGCTGATTCCGCCCCGGCCACAGCAACCCCTGAGCTGATCCGGGAAATCCTGCAACACCATATGCAGGCTCCTGCTATGTGGAAGATCTTTCCTATCCAGGATCTCCTGGCTGCTAATGGTTATCACCATCAGCGCTCCGACAATGAAGAAAGGATTAATATTCCTGCAATAGCGGCTCATTACTGGCGTTATCGTCTCATGGAAAGAATTACGGATTACGAATTAATTGCTAATTCGTAA
- a CDS encoding C25 family cysteine peptidase produces MAAPLMNMLTTKLIITNRTALQQKYGDAHQQILDDLTALQAADKNRHLDAHVIFLDDVAQMQSCQATAVTDVNDDAQHKKAIDDLYRFYSPGYIMLVGSQDIIPFQRLKNLLPGENDPDAAIPSDLPYACDVPYDADPGKFISPVRVVGRLPDIPAVADATYLHTLINNIITAVPAAQQDYLPYFSLSTFDWQNSTQNSLQQIFGNYGSLLVFPGSDEALNGTNWTAEQLQAKTHFINCHGAINNPGYYGQKATDFPLALRSDILTAKISKGTVVAAECCYGGQLFDPKKNSAKRMSMANSYLQQNALAFVGSSNIAYGPSTGQGLADLLTQYFVINVLNGASTGRAMLEARQRFLHEMGPTLDPYELKTAAQFYLLGDPSWQPVVNDKDPSKTATSQPFVNTLQNRRDNLEARGKMLEGFIAVPHPSDGTHATDPALHEAMHQLLDEKQFSAQRTAKVFINRHQSSKDDISHSMPSVKFHVFSESGHHGDGPLTKVIVVKEKNNQILGYREYVSR; encoded by the coding sequence ATGGCAGCTCCGCTAATGAATATGCTGACTACAAAACTCATAATAACCAACAGGACTGCTTTACAGCAGAAATATGGGGATGCTCACCAGCAGATCCTGGATGACCTGACTGCGCTGCAGGCGGCGGATAAGAACAGGCATCTGGATGCGCACGTGATTTTCCTGGATGATGTGGCGCAGATGCAGTCGTGCCAGGCAACGGCAGTAACAGATGTTAATGATGATGCCCAGCATAAAAAAGCGATAGATGACCTGTACCGTTTTTATTCACCAGGCTATATCATGCTGGTGGGATCACAGGATATCATTCCTTTCCAAAGGCTAAAGAACCTGTTGCCGGGAGAGAATGATCCGGATGCTGCTATTCCCAGTGATCTCCCCTATGCCTGCGATGTGCCATATGATGCGGATCCCGGTAAATTCATTTCACCTGTGCGGGTAGTGGGCCGGCTTCCGGATATCCCTGCTGTGGCAGATGCCACCTACCTTCATACACTGATCAATAATATCATAACGGCAGTACCTGCTGCGCAGCAGGACTACCTCCCGTATTTTTCACTGAGTACATTTGACTGGCAGAACTCCACACAGAACAGTTTGCAGCAAATTTTCGGCAACTACGGCAGCCTGCTGGTGTTTCCCGGCAGTGACGAAGCGCTGAACGGCACTAACTGGACAGCGGAACAGCTGCAGGCTAAAACCCACTTTATCAATTGCCACGGCGCTATTAATAATCCCGGTTATTATGGTCAGAAAGCCACTGATTTTCCGCTGGCGCTGAGGTCCGATATATTAACTGCCAAGATATCCAAAGGCACGGTGGTAGCTGCGGAATGTTGTTACGGCGGACAGTTGTTTGATCCGAAAAAGAACAGTGCGAAGCGTATGAGTATGGCTAACAGTTATCTGCAACAGAATGCGCTGGCATTTGTAGGCAGTTCCAATATAGCCTATGGCCCGTCTACCGGGCAGGGGCTGGCCGACCTGCTTACGCAATACTTCGTGATCAATGTGCTGAATGGCGCCTCTACGGGGCGTGCCATGCTGGAGGCGCGACAACGGTTTCTCCATGAAATGGGTCCTACGCTGGATCCTTATGAACTAAAAACTGCGGCACAGTTTTATCTGCTGGGAGATCCATCGTGGCAGCCGGTGGTCAATGACAAGGATCCCAGTAAAACAGCCACTTCTCAGCCTTTTGTTAACACCCTCCAGAATCGCCGTGATAACCTGGAAGCCCGGGGGAAAATGCTGGAAGGGTTTATCGCGGTTCCTCATCCTTCCGATGGCACGCATGCCACGGATCCCGCTTTACACGAAGCCATGCACCAATTGCTGGACGAAAAGCAATTCTCCGCCCAGCGAACTGCAAAGGTGTTTATCAACAGGCACCAATCATCTAAAGATGATATCAGCCATTCCATGCCGTCTGTGAAATTTCACGTATTTTCGGAATCAGGCCACCATGGTGATGGACCTTTGACTAAAGTGATAGTGGTAAAAGAAAAAAACAATCAAATACTGGGCTACCGTGAATATGTCAGCAGATAA
- a CDS encoding PmoA family protein gives MKKLILFLLSACLYQTAAVAQVIARFVVKPSGIARHNTAVHASLPEGAGNELVLEEITGKKHMPVPVSVQDGRLYWVLNGDTPGDATRTFELRKGHPRKDTLMKAVITNGHLLLEQAGQPVLQYNYNTVPAPAGADTVYSRSAFIHPLWAPNGVVLTNIFPNAGHLHHMGIWNPWTHTMFEGRETDFWNVQKKEGKVRYAGKLETFSGDVICGFSANQDHIAFLKNGSEKTALHETWQVKVYPTTNNGSRRIWDFTSIFTPATPAGITLLQYRYGGGFGLRTTAAFTASTSRVLTSEGKNRNEADSTRARWVKISGSTAQGKAGLLIMDHPDNFDYPQPLRVWPENMEGGELMFNFTPTRMKSWQLDHGTRYQLNYRVMVFDGDITDAEAEAAWKDFAFPPEVIVIQP, from the coding sequence ATGAAAAAATTAATCCTCTTCCTGTTATCCGCCTGCTTATACCAGACTGCCGCCGTTGCTCAGGTGATTGCACGGTTTGTTGTCAAACCCTCCGGCATCGCCCGGCATAATACAGCCGTTCACGCATCATTGCCGGAAGGTGCCGGAAATGAACTGGTACTGGAGGAAATAACCGGAAAAAAGCATATGCCCGTTCCCGTTAGTGTGCAGGATGGGCGCCTGTACTGGGTGCTGAATGGCGATACTCCCGGAGATGCAACACGTACATTTGAGCTGCGCAAAGGTCATCCCCGGAAAGACACCCTGATGAAAGCTGTTATCACCAATGGGCACCTGTTACTGGAACAGGCCGGCCAGCCTGTTCTTCAGTATAATTATAATACAGTTCCGGCTCCTGCCGGCGCCGATACTGTTTATAGCCGCAGCGCTTTCATTCATCCGCTCTGGGCTCCCAACGGCGTTGTACTGACCAATATTTTCCCCAATGCAGGTCATTTGCACCACATGGGCATCTGGAACCCCTGGACCCACACGATGTTTGAAGGCAGGGAAACCGATTTCTGGAACGTCCAGAAAAAAGAAGGCAAGGTACGTTACGCAGGTAAACTGGAAACATTTTCCGGCGATGTTATCTGCGGCTTCTCCGCTAACCAGGATCATATTGCTTTCCTGAAAAACGGCAGCGAAAAAACTGCCCTCCACGAAACATGGCAGGTGAAAGTTTATCCCACCACCAACAACGGCTCACGGCGCATATGGGATTTTACTTCCATCTTCACTCCGGCTACGCCTGCTGGTATTACGTTGCTGCAATACCGTTATGGCGGCGGGTTCGGACTGAGAACCACCGCTGCCTTCACTGCCAGCACCAGCCGGGTATTAACATCGGAAGGTAAAAACCGTAATGAGGCCGACAGCACCCGGGCCCGGTGGGTGAAAATATCAGGCTCCACCGCCCAGGGAAAGGCAGGATTGCTGATCATGGACCATCCTGATAACTTCGACTATCCTCAGCCTCTAAGGGTATGGCCGGAAAATATGGAAGGCGGCGAACTGATGTTCAACTTCACCCCAACCCGGATGAAATCCTGGCAGCTCGACCACGGAACCCGCTACCAGCTTAATTACCGCGTGATGGTGTTCGATGGCGATATTACCGATGCTGAAGCTGAGGCCGCCTGGAAAGACTTCGCCTTTCCGCCCGAAGTGATCGTTATCCAGCCTTAA